One genomic region from Anopheles bellator chromosome 2, idAnoBellAS_SP24_06.2, whole genome shotgun sequence encodes:
- the LOC131211344 gene encoding glutathione S-transferase 2-like, producing MPDLYYLPGSSPCRAVQMVAAALDVPLNLKYLNLMAGEHRKPEYLKLNPQGSIPTLVDGETVLHESRAILMYLCDRYSREDGWYPRDVLRRASVNQRLFFDACVLYPRFTEFFHPQVFGNATPDPKKREAFERSLGFLNTFLSENTECFVAGPRMTIADISIFATLTTASELSFDLRGFTNVERWYSTMMTHCPGAEANVAGAKEFRTYK from the coding sequence ATGCCAGATCTGTACTATCTTCCCGGCTCGTCACCCTGCCGGGCAGTGCaaatggtggccgcggcgTTGGATGTTCCGTTAAATTTAAAGTACCTCAACCTGATGGCCGGCGAGCATCGGAAACCCGAGTACTTGAAACTGAACCCACAGGGATCGATCCCCACGCTGGTGGACGGAGAAACGGTGCTGCATGAATCGAGGGCCATTCTAATGTACCTGTGCGATCGATACTCCCGCGAGGACGGTTGGTACCCGCGAGATGTCCTGCGACGTGCCTCCGTCAACCAGCGACTGTTCTTCGACGCGTGTGTCCTGTATCCGCGGTTTACCGAGTTCTTCCATCCGCAAGTGTTTGGCAACGCGACGCCCGATCCGAAGAAGCGGGAAGCGTTTGAACGTTCGTTGGGATTTTTGAACACCTTTTTAAGTGAGAACACTGAGTGCTTCGTGGCTGGACCGCGGATGACCATCGCCGATATCAGCATCTTCGCAACATTGACCACGGCCAGTGAGTTGAGTTTCGATCTTCGAGGGTTTACGAACGTCGAGCGCTGGTACTCGACAATGATGACACACTGCCCGGGCGCTGAGGCGAACGTGGCCGGAGCGAAAGAGTTCCGTACGTACAAGTGA